A section of the Parasteatoda tepidariorum isolate YZ-2023 chromosome 6, CAS_Ptep_4.0, whole genome shotgun sequence genome encodes:
- the LOC110281908 gene encoding adult-specific rigid cuticular protein 15.7-like has product MIAKLALLFAVVVATNAIGLPLGHGVLHSTGVSARAQTQDAFGNYAFNYGIANGAGATNSRAEVGDAHGNKRGSYTLADNDGRARRVDYVADAHGFRAAVHTNEPGTAASAPAAAVIASPYAAPVAPVAHAAAVPALAAAPLAAVNFGGTIAHAAAAPALAAPLAAVAYGGAIHHGAALGHGLALGHGLGHVHGLGYAHGLGYAHGLGLGHGIAHL; this is encoded by the exons ATGATTGCCAag CTTGCTCTTCTCTTCGCTGTGGTTGTTGCTACCAATGCAATTGGTCTTCCACTCGGACATGGCGTATTGCATAGCACAGGCGTCAGTGCAAGAGCTCAAACTCAGGAT gcCTTTGGCAACTATGCTTTCAACTATGGCATTGCAAACGGTGCTGGTGCAACTAACTCAAGAGCCGAAGTAGGTGATGCCCATGGTAACAAAAGAGGTTCATATACTCTGGCTGACAACGATGGAAGGGCACGTAGAGTAGATTACGTAGCTGATGCTCATGGATTCCGTGCTGCTGTTCATACCAACGAACCAGGAACTGCTGCCAGTGCCCCAGCTGCAGCTGTAATTGCTAGTCCTTATGCTGCCCCTGTAGCTCCAGTTGCTCATGCTGCTGCCGTACCAGCTTTAGCTGCCGCTCCCTTGGCTGCTGTTAATTTTGGTGGAACCATTGCTCACGCTGCTGCCGCTCCTGCATTAGCAGCACCTTTGGCTGCTGTTGCCTATGGTGGAGCTATCCATCATGGAGCAGCACTTGGTCATGGTCTTGCTCTTGGACACGGTCTTGGACACGTACATGGTCTTGGTTATGCACACGGTCTTGGTTATGCACATGGTCTTGGTTTAGGACATGGTATTGCTCACTTGTAA